The following are encoded in a window of Longimicrobium sp. genomic DNA:
- the groES gene encoding co-chaperone GroES codes for MPTATDLKVKPLADRVVVKALEESEQMRGGLYIPDTAKEKPQQGEVMAVGPGRVEDGKRVEMELKVGDKVLYGKYSGTEVTVENEQYLILRESDVLAVVG; via the coding sequence ATGCCTACCGCGACCGATCTCAAGGTCAAGCCGCTCGCGGACCGCGTCGTCGTCAAGGCGCTCGAAGAGAGCGAGCAGATGCGCGGCGGTCTGTACATTCCGGACACGGCCAAGGAAAAGCCCCAGCAGGGCGAAGTCATGGCCGTTGGGCCGGGACGCGTGGAGGACGGCAAGCGCGTTGAGATGGAGCTGAAGGTGGGTGACAAGGTGCTCTACGGGAAGTACAGCGGCACCGAGGTCACCGTCGAGAACGAGCAGTACCTGATCCTGCGCGAGTCCGACGTCCTCGCGGTGGTCGGCTGA
- the groL gene encoding chaperonin GroEL (60 kDa chaperone family; promotes refolding of misfolded polypeptides especially under stressful conditions; forms two stacked rings of heptamers to form a barrel-shaped 14mer; ends can be capped by GroES; misfolded proteins enter the barrel where they are refolded when GroES binds), translated as MAAKELTFNTDARASLKRGIDKLAEAVKVTLGPKGRNVVIDRKFGSPLITKDGVTVAKEIELDDAIENMGAQMVKEVATKTSDLAGDGTTTATVLAQAIFREGLKNVTAGANPMSLKRGIDKAVDAVIAELKSISVETAGKKEIAQVGTISANSDEEIGNLIADAMEKVGKDGVITVEEAKGLETTLETVEGMQFDRGYVSPYFVTDPDRMEAVLEDALILIHDKKVSTMKDLLPILEKVAQMGRPLMIIAEDVEAEALATLVVNKLRGTLRVAAVKAPGFGDRRKAMLQDIAILTGGQLITEEVGFKLENAVVSDLGRAKRVVIDKDNTTIIDGAGDTQAIQGRIAEIRNAMDKTTSDYDREKLQERLAKLAGGVAVIHVGAATETAMKEKKARVEDALHATRAAVEEGIVPGGGVALLRAQASLKKLTLDDADENIGVRIIERALEEPIRQIATNAGVEGSIVVAQVRNNESPSYGYNARTDEYEDLVQAGVIDPTKVTRTALQNAASIAGLLLTTEAVVTEKPEPKGGGAPSMPGGGGMGDMY; from the coding sequence ATGGCTGCCAAGGAGCTGACGTTCAACACCGATGCGCGCGCCTCGCTGAAGCGCGGCATCGACAAGCTGGCCGAGGCGGTGAAGGTCACGCTCGGCCCCAAGGGCCGCAACGTGGTCATCGACCGCAAGTTCGGCTCGCCCCTGATCACCAAGGACGGTGTGACGGTGGCCAAGGAGATCGAGCTGGACGACGCCATCGAGAACATGGGCGCCCAGATGGTCAAGGAGGTCGCCACCAAGACCTCGGACCTCGCCGGCGACGGCACCACCACCGCCACCGTGCTGGCCCAGGCCATCTTCCGCGAGGGCCTGAAGAACGTCACCGCGGGCGCCAACCCCATGTCGCTCAAGCGCGGCATCGACAAGGCCGTCGACGCCGTCATCGCCGAGCTCAAGAGCATCTCGGTGGAGACGGCCGGCAAGAAGGAAATCGCCCAGGTGGGCACCATCTCGGCCAACAGCGACGAGGAGATCGGCAACCTCATCGCCGACGCGATGGAAAAGGTGGGCAAGGACGGCGTGATCACCGTCGAAGAGGCCAAGGGGCTGGAGACCACGCTGGAGACCGTCGAGGGCATGCAGTTCGACCGCGGCTACGTGTCGCCGTACTTCGTGACCGACCCGGACCGCATGGAGGCCGTTCTCGAGGACGCGCTGATCCTGATCCACGACAAGAAGGTCAGCACCATGAAGGACCTTCTGCCCATCCTTGAAAAGGTGGCGCAGATGGGCCGTCCGCTGATGATCATCGCCGAGGACGTGGAGGCCGAGGCCCTGGCCACCCTGGTGGTGAACAAGCTTCGCGGCACCCTGCGCGTGGCGGCCGTCAAGGCGCCGGGCTTCGGTGACCGCCGCAAGGCCATGCTGCAGGACATCGCCATCCTCACGGGCGGCCAGCTGATCACCGAGGAAGTGGGCTTCAAGCTCGAGAACGCGGTGGTGAGCGACCTGGGCCGTGCCAAGCGCGTGGTGATCGACAAGGACAACACCACCATCATCGACGGCGCGGGCGACACGCAGGCCATCCAGGGCCGCATCGCCGAGATCCGCAACGCGATGGACAAGACCACCTCGGACTACGACCGCGAGAAGCTGCAGGAGCGGCTGGCCAAGCTGGCCGGCGGCGTCGCGGTAATCCACGTGGGCGCGGCCACCGAGACGGCCATGAAGGAGAAGAAGGCCCGCGTGGAGGACGCCCTTCACGCCACCCGCGCGGCGGTGGAAGAGGGCATCGTTCCCGGCGGCGGCGTGGCGCTGCTTCGCGCCCAGGCCAGCCTGAAGAAGCTGACGCTGGACGACGCCGACGAGAACATCGGCGTGCGCATCATCGAGCGCGCCCTGGAGGAGCCCATCCGCCAGATCGCCACGAACGCCGGCGTCGAGGGAAGCATCGTTGTGGCGCAGGTGCGCAACAACGAGAGCCCGTCGTACGGCTACAACGCCCGTACCGACGAGTACGAGGACCTGGTGCAGGCCGGCGTGATCGACCCCACCAAGGTGACGCGCACCGCGCTGCAGAACGCCGCGTCCATCGCAGGCCTCCTGCTGACCACCGAGGCCGTGGTCACCGAGAAGCCCGAGCCCAAGGGCGGCGGCGCCCCGTCGATGCCGGGCGGCGGTGGCATGGGCGACATGTACTGA
- a CDS encoding SMI1/KNR4 family protein — translation MIPLDREWHPAPGASPTVLARLQGASPVRLPPAYLNLLAFSNGGEGPLPVQPFNLCLYSAEEVIEIEHEGSYKDFFPGLLVIGGNGGGEAIALDVRRGEPWPVVFFDMTNIDLEESIRPLAPDFDAFLERVGVEEDE, via the coding sequence ATGATCCCGCTTGACCGTGAATGGCACCCGGCCCCTGGAGCGTCGCCAACTGTGCTGGCCCGTCTCCAGGGCGCCTCGCCTGTCCGGCTGCCGCCCGCGTACCTAAATCTGCTGGCGTTCAGCAACGGGGGAGAAGGCCCCTTGCCCGTGCAGCCGTTCAACCTCTGCCTGTATTCCGCCGAAGAGGTAATCGAGATCGAGCACGAAGGCTCCTACAAGGACTTCTTTCCGGGGCTCCTGGTGATCGGCGGCAACGGAGGCGGAGAGGCGATCGCGCTCGACGTCCGCCGGGGTGAACCCTGGCCGGTGGTCTTCTTCGATATGACGAACATCGACCTCGAAGAGAGCATCCGACCCCTCGCGCCGGACTTCGACGCGTTTCTCGAAAGGGTCGGCGTTGAGGAGGACGAGTAG
- a CDS encoding serine/threonine protein kinase yields MDKIFTGTLLAGRYEVMGQAGRGAGGSAYRALDRSGGGEVTLKLLPQAEGDERERLLSAARAAAGVRHPNLPAVLDVVHDAAAGVDALVLPPMKGEDLGRCVQLRELPLADGLAVLAAAARAVGAAHRAGLVHGWVRPSAVFLLEGAAGSEAVRVMDLGVGPPMRPEWRTAPRFSRHAGVMEFAAPEQWRGEEPTPATDVFSLAMTGVFALTRQAPYAPDEVKRMAGEQADVPAALPTGWPAPVAALFRRALLPDPGQRFGDGDEFGDAVDAVRAAEASDEPAAARAEQVQSPPAHRGRAVPAGAWAILLLAAGCALWLWTASRSSAPRTPDPAPPPAAAVDERVDSVDPPLSAASADRPADARDLAAPGGKADTADASHTYELSEVVEPPRVRNMVALLRELERSYPPGLRDAGVTGVVLVRFRIMESGAVDASSMTITEASHPAFVEPTILSIQKLRFDPARVNGRPVKVWAELPVQWQLAQ; encoded by the coding sequence ATGGACAAAATCTTCACGGGAACCCTGCTCGCCGGGCGATACGAAGTGATGGGACAGGCGGGCCGCGGGGCCGGCGGGTCCGCGTACCGCGCACTGGACCGGAGCGGCGGCGGCGAAGTGACCCTCAAGCTGCTGCCCCAGGCCGAGGGGGATGAGCGCGAGCGGCTGCTTTCCGCCGCACGCGCCGCCGCCGGGGTGCGGCACCCGAACCTGCCGGCGGTGCTGGACGTGGTCCACGACGCTGCCGCCGGCGTAGATGCCCTGGTGCTGCCGCCCATGAAGGGCGAAGACCTGGGCCGGTGCGTGCAACTGCGCGAGCTGCCCCTGGCCGATGGATTGGCGGTGCTCGCCGCGGCCGCGCGGGCCGTGGGCGCGGCGCACCGCGCGGGGTTGGTGCACGGCTGGGTGCGGCCCTCCGCGGTGTTTCTGCTGGAGGGCGCCGCGGGAAGTGAGGCCGTACGGGTGATGGACCTGGGCGTGGGCCCGCCTATGAGGCCGGAGTGGCGCACCGCGCCCCGGTTTTCCCGCCATGCGGGGGTGATGGAGTTCGCGGCGCCCGAGCAGTGGCGGGGCGAGGAGCCCACGCCCGCCACGGACGTCTTCAGCCTGGCGATGACGGGCGTGTTCGCGCTCACCCGCCAGGCGCCGTACGCGCCGGACGAGGTGAAGCGCATGGCCGGCGAGCAGGCCGACGTTCCCGCGGCGCTCCCCACCGGATGGCCAGCGCCCGTCGCCGCGCTGTTCCGCCGCGCGCTGCTGCCCGATCCCGGGCAGCGGTTTGGCGACGGTGACGAGTTCGGGGACGCAGTGGATGCCGTACGCGCGGCGGAGGCCTCGGACGAACCCGCCGCCGCGCGCGCGGAGCAGGTGCAGAGCCCCCCCGCCCACCGCGGAAGGGCGGTCCCCGCCGGCGCGTGGGCCATACTGCTGCTCGCCGCCGGGTGCGCCCTGTGGCTCTGGACCGCGAGCCGCTCATCCGCCCCTCGAACCCCCGATCCTGCCCCGCCCCCGGCTGCCGCCGTAGACGAGCGGGTAGACTCCGTGGACCCGCCCCTCTCCGCCGCATCTGCGGACCGCCCGGCGGACGCACGCGACCTCGCCGCACCGGGCGGTAAAGCCGATACCGCCGACGCCTCGCACACGTACGAGCTGTCCGAAGTGGTCGAGCCGCCCAGGGTACGCAACATGGTAGCCCTCCTACGCGAGCTGGAGCGAAGCTATCCGCCCGGGCTGCGCGACGCGGGGGTCACGGGCGTGGTGCTGGTGCGCTTCCGGATCATGGAGAGCGGGGCCGTGGACGCATCGAGCATGACGATCACGGAGGCGAGCCACCCCGCCTTCGTGGAGCCCACCATCCTCTCCATCCAGAAACTGCGGTTTGATCCCGCCCGGGTGAACGGACGCCCGGTAAAGGTGTGGGCCGAGCTGCCCGTCCAGTGGCAGCTGGCGCAGTAG
- a CDS encoding ABC transporter permease, giving the protein MRNVMIIIRREFKERVRTRSFLLGTVLFPVFMVAMVFLPALIKSGGGERTLVLVDQSPAGIGERVAAALQAPKPGKEAIRYTVERVPGPIDAQRASLNGRVEKKEIDGYVVIGADVLKTSQVAYRARDVTKLQVVQDIEGAVTAAVQQVRLAGSGMTPAQVAELVRDVDVQAARITGDGQERGNLMATLIASYVILFLFVQLITLYGQNAMRSVLEEKNNRIVEVIVSSVKPMHLMAGKVLGLASVVLFQIGIWAAFGALLASQAGFLERKFGISAAAFSAVKMEPSVIAILLVFFTFGFILYAAMYAAAGASVTSEQEAQQLTFPLMLPLFIPMVFIVPVMTDPLGTTARTLSLIPFTSPVVMPMRAVATDVPAWEIAAAIALLVAGMLGVVWIAGKIYRVGILSTGKKPSMGELIRWLRMA; this is encoded by the coding sequence ATGCGTAACGTGATGATCATCATCCGCCGCGAGTTCAAGGAGCGCGTGCGGACCCGGTCGTTCCTGCTGGGAACCGTGCTGTTCCCCGTGTTCATGGTGGCGATGGTCTTTCTTCCCGCGCTGATCAAGAGCGGCGGAGGCGAGCGCACGCTGGTGCTGGTGGACCAGTCGCCCGCGGGGATCGGCGAGCGCGTTGCCGCCGCCCTGCAGGCGCCCAAGCCCGGCAAGGAGGCCATCCGCTACACCGTGGAGCGCGTTCCCGGCCCCATCGACGCGCAGCGCGCCTCGCTGAACGGCCGCGTGGAGAAGAAGGAGATCGACGGCTACGTGGTGATCGGGGCGGACGTGCTGAAGACGAGCCAGGTGGCCTACCGCGCCCGCGACGTCACCAAGCTGCAGGTGGTGCAGGACATCGAGGGCGCCGTGACCGCGGCGGTGCAGCAGGTGCGGCTGGCCGGCAGCGGAATGACCCCGGCGCAGGTGGCCGAGCTGGTGCGCGACGTGGACGTGCAGGCCGCCCGCATCACCGGCGACGGGCAGGAGCGCGGCAACCTGATGGCCACGCTGATCGCCAGCTACGTGATCCTGTTCCTGTTCGTGCAGCTGATCACGCTGTACGGCCAGAACGCCATGCGCAGCGTGCTGGAGGAAAAGAACAACCGCATCGTAGAGGTGATCGTCAGCTCGGTAAAGCCCATGCACCTGATGGCGGGCAAGGTGCTGGGGCTGGCCTCGGTGGTGCTCTTTCAGATCGGCATCTGGGCGGCGTTCGGGGCGCTGCTGGCGTCGCAGGCGGGATTCCTGGAGCGCAAGTTCGGCATCAGCGCGGCCGCGTTCTCGGCGGTGAAGATGGAGCCCTCGGTGATCGCCATCCTGCTGGTGTTCTTCACCTTCGGGTTCATCCTGTACGCGGCGATGTACGCGGCGGCCGGCGCGTCCGTCACCAGCGAGCAGGAGGCGCAGCAGCTCACCTTTCCGCTGATGCTGCCGCTGTTCATCCCCATGGTGTTCATCGTTCCCGTGATGACGGACCCGCTGGGCACCACCGCGCGCACGCTGTCGCTGATTCCCTTCACGTCGCCCGTGGTGATGCCCATGCGCGCCGTGGCGACGGACGTCCCCGCGTGGGAGATCGCCGCGGCCATCGCGCTGCTGGTGGCGGGAATGCTGGGGGTGGTGTGGATCGCGGGAAAGATCTACCGCGTCGGCATCCTGAGCACGGGCAAGAAGCCCTCGATGGGCGAGCTGATCCGCTGGCTGCGCATGGCCTGA